The Engraulis encrasicolus isolate BLACKSEA-1 chromosome 3, IST_EnEncr_1.0, whole genome shotgun sequence genome segment CTGGGGCAAACCCAAAATGCACAGCAATTTCCAATGGTGATGATGACGTAGCATTGGCAATCTCTATTAGATGAACCTGatttttactcctgaaccagcttcttggtataggCCCCAGGTCTGCTGATGACAATCTGTTCAGTTGCCTCACCTGTGCATCCTGCAGAGAGTAGAGCTGGAGTTCCCCAGTGGCTGTGGCCATGCCCAAGAGTGGCCGCCCAGACACGGGCACATGACACCTGTGGACATAAGGTACAACATTaggtgaatagaatagaatagaatagaatacaatacaatacaatacaatacaatacagtcctTCCCAGAAGTTTTGGCGCCTAtccatgggtcaaagacgtccaaaaaggaactgtcattcagtgtaacggataccttctgctgactgtaactgtaaaaaaaaacatgatttttaaattgtttcaagtgaatggatgacagccgaggctttcatgaattcactggaaaaaaaataaaataaagagtcATGTTTGTTACAGTCagtagaaggtatccgttacactgaatgacaattcctttttagacgtctttgacccccatGTTGTTGGAACGAACAACTAATAGCCTGACTTTCAATTCAtcaattggcttcagaagtcgctCATATAAAAGTTACAATCTGTTCATTTTTCACGTTATTTTCTGGAGGCGATAAAACTGGCGAAAATTATGCATGACACTTTAACAACAGGATACTGATGCAGCGAAGTTACTGCATGCACTTGTGGGGGGGGATCGACTCACTTACCATTTCACGTCTAGAATGGCTGGCGTGTCAATGCGCTGGAGTTCAGTCAGAGGTGGACATAATGCTCCTTGTTGTTGAAAGCGGAACACATACAGTCGACCGATCCTACTTGGTGTATCCGACTCCCCAACTGTCTAAAATACACAACAGACATTACATGTTACAAAGTGGAGTAGAGCATCACTTATTAATCCCAAGGAAAATTAAGGTGCCCAGTAGCATACATAGGCCAACATAACTACATAAAAAACAGACATTACACATATCTTTGCACATAAATTGAACATACATCACACGCTTACATACATTAACCAAagttatctctgtctctctctctgaaacacacacgcacacgcacacacacgcacacacacacacacacacacacacacacacacacattgagtgagagctgtggttggtgatgagAAGAATAAGAGTGGTTAATCACACTTGCAATAGTTAGGTGGTACAGAGCAAAGAGTAGCCAAAACAAATCATAACTGGAacatttttttatccaaagtgtccCAAAAAGTCACTGTGTCGAGTCATGAGGGGAAAAACAACAACTACactttgcagtaggcctatgactCATACATGCTTGAACATGCACTGCTTACCCCATCTTGGTTCTTCTGTAGCTGGTAGGTCCCACATGTCAGAATATGGTGCCACTGAGGAACGGGACACCATTCAACAGTGTCAGCACTCAACTCCGTATCAAATACTTGCAAGCTGCGAGTTCTCGATTTCCACGCCATAGCAATGTTGACGTTAGCTTCGGCTTGTGTAAACTGCTTCTAAAACTTTGAGACTAGCGTAAACAGAGAAAGAGCACAAACTCATGCCGTCGCTTGACAACTCACTACGCCCAAGCAAACGTGCAGTACTCAAAAAGAAGCATCACAGCTAAATCTACCAATCTGATGTGGTAACAAACTTGTAGCGCCAATCCCTAAATAAAGATGGGTAAATGGCTAGCAGTACCACGCTTATGCTACACTGCTGCCTGCTTATGCGGCACATAAGACATACTTTACACAAAGTAAGCATACATGTGAATTAAAAAAGTATACGCCCACGCCATTAAAATATTAATCTATCTCATAAGTAATTTATATAACTTCTTCTACCACTACAACACGTCTCTCGGCTTGTCAACAACTTTTGAGGTCAAAAGATTAGGTACTTCCGGGTAAATATGATTTGATTGGATAATCGTGTGCTTGACGTCATTTCATCACTTCTTGTTTCGTGCTCTGCACACTGCTGGCTGCATTGCTGTTTGTAGTTAATGCATTTTAATATCAAGTGCCTTGGCATTGTCCCATAAAATGGACCAAAGCGGATCTTTTACAAAACAGTTTTATTTCACTGTGTCAGATAAAACAGATGGATCAAAGTATTTATGCTACACTCACGATTGCGCTGGTGTTTTAACCATAGGGTGAGTTCCTTGTTTGGCTACATTCATATTCAATGAGACAATGCAATGCGTTGCCTACCTACCTTGTGTTTGTTAATCAGTTTTAGTTCGGTCTGTAACTACTCAGTTCCATGATCCACTCATTGTTCTTATGGTCAAACCTATGTATACCTTGATCCAGTCGATGGAGTAGATAATATGATGATGGTAATGGCTGCTTTTGAAGCAGGCATGGCTAATGTATGTTTGCCACTCCAGGGTGACGGACGCTGAAGATGTGTGGAGAACAAAGATGACTGATGAGATAAAGACCCAACTGGtaaattcatgtaggcctattccagCCTGCTGCTGCTTAACCAGCCAGCCATACAACCAAGTCATTTGTTTCAACTGCTGAATGCTCATCTCagtgaatgtttgtgttgtttgttttcttgttttgatACCGTTGACAGCTGAAACACTATTCTTTGACGTCAGTTGAGGACTGCATTGTGAAATTGAGGTAAATATTGTTTATTTTACTCCACcaggcaggaacacacacacacacacacacacacacacacacacacacacacacacacacacacacacacacacacacacacacacacacacacgcacacacactttcacctgtGTCTTCTGTCTTCTTGGGTAGATCCTCCTGTGGCACTGGCAATGCCTCTGTGTCCGTGGAGGTGGACCAGGTGATTCTCCGACTTGGGCCTTCGCAGAAAGACATGAGCTTGACCCTGTCCAAACTCCCAGAGGATGATGGGAAGGGGGAGCTGAAGCACCTGCTCTTCAGAATGGCCGACAGCCTGAGCCACTGCCAGACCACGGAAGGTAACGCTTGCTTGTGccggaggtcttcctgcacctattcgtccccctcggggcgcaaacctgcgacctcgtcaactacattggttcggaaatgggagatacagtacgataccgctagactaaaggaccagtacctcagcccaacggcatcaatactgtatgaggctatcgggagggaggtttactaacgttccacgccaactctgctagttagcctccctTACACTTAgtattagggtcatttcacgtgaaatcagacactttgggacccgaccgacccggatttcaatcatacttggtgtgccttttcagtggcaaggtagcaccccagaactgcattggtttgaatctgacactaatattaagggagaaacagactaggaaaggttcacatgtgagggtaggacactatacattcagccttgaatatatcagtcagtgttagtcacaaaaagatgcctgtggtgttgtttgaaagctcttttctggctctacatattacacaatcaccttggaatacaactactctcagaatatgaattatgataaattgaaaaattaaaaattgaatatctaaaaaaacttatattttaaaatggccagttccttgtccaaacgtagccggcaatgtcatgagcagcacctaaaatgctggtgttcggtttgttattcatttcagagagaagttgactcacaaatatggcatcatacagaccacttactaataatatggtaataccatagtagcatcacatgacaaaacaaaaacaaaacaaaaatggtcagtgtccatggtcccagttttcagaaactaaggcagatgtccatttatacacaccaaatgatgatatgtgaatgtttgaacattccttctctgtgtacctgtgccagcTTCCCTTtgccgtactttaaagagataatcaatggctacactctcattttgtactctaccagtgcatttgaagcagcagctgtgtcttttgtagataatgtataagtacgtcccgttgcagttacaggttccactaccagaagcacatcctgatgatccatgacaagtctatctggtctgaagggaaaagtgaaggatggagatggcccatgaggatgcaggaagttcagtttcacctctccagtgctcggcatacattcctcagcacatgctagccaccagttgccatcatatccagatacaacataccctttgatgcttgaaaatgtaacacattcctttactgagctcactctttcaactctgccttctctgaatgctgaaaatggcctaacttccactgtgtccattgacaatgggcagaagctgtgtagtttttgagtacctggaatagttcttgcagattctaaccttttcaacaggttctcagcttcatgatggtacatctctgttgtggcaaactggcaatggatgttcttgacattatccttgacaaattcaaacagttggtatggcgttacaatttaattgtcaataggacgttgcagacttgctcgtgcagcaagccatttaactgtccctccaacgccatcacatggacctttgccatgtgatgtggcaaaaaagtgccactctgcaggtatgtgaaaatctgcctcgtagtggcacaaatttgttgtgtttttaaggttcttatattgtgcaggaagtctgcaacgtcctattgacaattaaattgtaacgccataccaactgtttgaatttgtcaaggataatgtcaagaacatccattgccagtttgccacaacagagatgtaccatcatgaagctgagaaaaaggttttgaatctgcaagaactattccaggtactcaaaaactacacagcttctgcccattgtcaatggacacagtggaagttaggccattttcagcattcagagaaggcagagttgaaagagtgagctcagtaaaggaatgtgttacattttcaagcatcaaagggtatgttgtagctgtatatgatggcaactggtggctagcatgtgttgaggaatgtatgccgagcactggagaggtgaaactgaacttcctgcatcctcatgggccatctccatccttcacttttcccttcagaccagatagacttgtcatggatcatcaggatgtgcttctggtagtggaacctgtaaccgcaacgggacgtacttatacattatctacaaaagacacagctgttgcttcaaatgcactggtagagtacaaaatgagagtgtagccattgattatctctttaaagtacggtaaagggaagatggcacaggtacacagagaaggaaatgttcaaacattcacatatcatcatttggtgtgtataaatggacatctgccttagtttctgaaacctgggaccatgggacactgaccattttttgttttgtttttgttttgtcatgtgatgctactatggtattaccatattaattagtaagtggtctgtatgacgccatatttgtgagtcaaattctctctgaaatgaataacaaaccgaacaccagcattttaggtgctgctcatgacattgccggctacgtttggacaaggaactggcaatattaaaatataggttttttagatattcaatttttaatttttcaatttatcataattcatattctgagagtagttgtattccaaggtgattgtgtaatatgtagagccagaaaagagctttcaaacaacaccacaggcatctttttgtgactaacactgactgatatattcaaggctgaatgtatagtgtcctaccctcacatgtgaacctttcctagtctgtttctcccttaatattagtgtcagattcaaaccaatgcagttctggggtgctaccttgctactgaaaaggcacaccaagtatgatcgaaatccgggtcggtcgggtcccaaagtgtctgatttcacgtgaaatgacccattactCTAACATGCAATATTTGCTGAGCTGAGGTGCTAAGGTGACTGCACAAACTGCACAGTccaccactcggggctcgaacccaccaCCCCCTAGTCAACACAGCTGTTCAGGTATGGGAGTCAGAGCACGATAGCGTTCAGCTAAAGgaccggggtcatccctatgttctccgggtcctatgttccctgcaacCGGGGAACTTTGGActcttttttggaaaaaaaagcgggtcctatgttccccgctgcttccaagtagactgctgctgaATGGCAAAGCGCAAGTTGTTGTtacacctgtgacaggttaggtttagggatagttttggtcaaggcacacacTTAcagctcagaaacattgcatcactgacaggttaggtttagggatggttttgggaagggcacaatttgaaaactcggaaacattgcattactgacaggttaattttagggatagttttgggaaaGGTTAGATACAATGTGGGCAACATAGAACCTTCGTTTAGAACATAgtacccagggaacataggtacgctgccaaaggaccagtctgatagctccgcgttaccgatactgtatgaggcttcgggagggaggtttactaaggtTCCACACTCTACTAGTTGGCCTTGGTTACCCTGCACAGAGGGGAATGACTTAAGTATTCAAAGGCTTTCATAGTTACTTAAAAAATTAGGagaaatattaaaatataatattattTAAACATAATAATCCAAATAATATACATCTTTACTGAGTTAGTTTCTAAGTCCCTCAAAAAATGTAGagcttgatgtgttttttttttttcaggagccAAGTCATTGTACAGTCCTGGGAAGAGTAGTCAtggtatgttgttgttttcttttatacCGTAACACAAATTGTGCCTTTGTTGTGCATACAAATACACTACTCGAACAAACAAAAATTGAAAGGCTCTCTTGCACTCTTCTCAGAATTTGCACCTCGAAAGCATCCCCTTCGGCGTAACGGTGCTCCGACTGGGGCCCCCAAACGTTTTGCTGGAGACTCCTTGATCAATCCAGGAACTAGAAGGTGAGCCTCTACTAAATCACTACTTGTAAATATCTCCAATTACCTGTACCCCACTTAATTGCCCGTACAAAAGAATCAATTTGGTCATGAGAATAGTGACTATACAaggaattctattctattccattctattctattctattctattctctaccACACAGTTTGGTTCTTTAGAATGACACTATTGTAAGGCTGCCTTCATAACCGATAGGTGAATTGGTGAATATGAGGCATTCGGCGTAAATCGCTTTTGGCCAGTATAAGAATGTGGTATATTGTAAATGCAGCCCATTGACCATAATATTTTTCCTGTTGTATCATTTAGCAAAAAACCTGCAACTGGTGTGGCCTTTGATGACGCTGATGACATGTGAtgaagatgataatgatgatgcctCTAATGATTATAATTAGGACGATTGTGattgtatatatattttaaatgtttaCTATGACGTTTTATTCAACAATGACTGGCCTCTCAAGCAGTGTACCATTTGAATCATTTTAGAGCTGCAACGACCCATAATAAATGTTCTTTTAAACTTAATACTAGTTTGCAAAACAGTTTTAACATATTCAGGAAATTAGGATGTCTAAATACTTTGTGATGAAAGGGTATAACATAAATGTGCACTATGATTATATTTTTTATAGATGTAATAACTTGAATAAATATGGATGCTTTTTAGTTTTTGCGTTTGTGTTGTTCATTCATCAGAAAGTTGTTGCAATGAGTGTGAATAAtttgtgcgttccaatatgcaaccttgcgtcctccacttgtgcttgtggcctcgtaccaggaagaaatacgtcgtgatgacatcgctgacaacagcattatatttcaatatctcgcaaaacctCAATTGtaagttatttttttaatttgctGGATTGTGAGTGAAGAATAGTCCCTCTAAAATAGTTGTGGCAaggttgacagtggggaaactgaattgttttctccacggaattggggcatcagcaaaatgtgaggccacaagcccaagtggtggatgcaaggtcgcatattggaatgtactcaATGTTTCGTCCTACCGTCCTTGCCTGGGACACCTGGTCTTGTGACATGAGGTGTTTTGACGTCATAGAGGGTTTTATTCAATATTTTGCGAAAGCGTATTTTAAAGGTCATTCTCTCATTGGCAACTGGAATTCTGAATGGGACAAAGCTAAAAATTGTTAGTAAAACAACTCTCAACATCGTAACTTCAccatattcatttatttattttttcttgtcTGTAATATTAAAAACACCAGGTCACCTCATTTGAAACACAAGATTATGGAAACAACATATTAGAATCAAGCTTAAAATGTTCAAGTAAAAATGTTACATGATTACCCATTTAGAATTAAGGTTGaatgagaaacagacagacaaacaaacaaacaaacaaaaaccctaaCAGGCATATTCATATCCATATACACACAAATAATATACATTCCCAAACCCCTCTGTCgtatattaaaaaacaaaattaaTGATACATTTCCCTTCAAAGATTCATTGCAGGTTCATTTATGGAAACTGCCTTTCACTTAGCTGGTGTAATAACCCATCATATCGCTGAAAGGGCCTTTAGCAGCACATTCGCTCCAGGAAAAGCCGTGGTTACCACCTTGGAAAACAAAAAGTGCGCTGACaatgaaatcaaaatgctggTCAAGGCTTTTGCTATCTAGTTTGGCATGTGTTGGCAAGATTACAAGCTCaaacctggggcctatactacaaagctggttcaggaataaaccaggtcaagttaagcggtaaatcatctaatagaagagcctggagtcctcaaatGAGAactgcaggctcttctattaaatgatttacctcttaactttacTTGATTTACTCCGGAACCAGCTTTGCAGTATAGGCCCCTGCTGATTACACAAAGGTTGAAGATTTCACAGAGCTCTGACCTCCACAGAGCGTGACGGTCTCTGTATCTGAGAAACAAATGTTCGACCTTACAGAGTAAGGGATGATGAACCACTTTCCCCACCTAACAAGGTTAGATcagggtttctttttttctttttcagaacaggttttgttttttacgAACCAGAATGTGttgtatatttttttaaatgacataacaTTCACATTCAGCGCAGAATGAAAtaatttactttttaaaaaaatatttcccTTTTGGTCTTCTTTCTTATAAAACATCTCTCGGGTCACACAACCCATCCCTTTTCCATTTGCTTGAGTTATCTTTACACATTCTAAGAAAATATAAATCAGTCTTTGCCTTTTTCCCCACCAATGTTCTATAACTTTccatattacattacacaaaGGAAAACATTGGTCCAAATTTACAACTAGCCAAGTTCCAGTTGGTATCGGTGTGAAAAACGAAATCATAACAGGATTCAGGAATCACAACTGGTAACGATTAGTCAGAcagcataaaaacaaacaaaacacaaacaaacagaagatACACTTGGATGTGGTTCAAAATAGTCATcttatggctcacacaccagtATAAAATTTGAGGAAATAAAATCTAATTTTATCAGCAATTAGAACGTGGCATTATTCAAAATATATTCCTAATCTCCTTGCTGTTTTTCACTGTCGAAACACTCAAACTCTTCAACTTGAGTGTTTGCATTTTAAATCACAGTGATGGTACATGAGTTTGCTTGTTCTTTTATAGCACGGATATCATGTAAATGACCTTAGTTCTTTTTTTAATTCCAGTAAAGCAGTTTTATCAGCATCATTTCCTGTACATGACTAAAGAGTAATTGTTTGCCTTAATTATGCAGTAATTAAACAGACAAGGGTTCTTGTTTTTCCAGAATACAACTTAAACAGtacaacacaaataaaaacacaaaccagaagaagaagaagaagaaacgtgGTATTCTCCAGATGGGACGAACAAAGAGTGGATTAATGGAAAGAAAGGACAAaggtattttttttatatatatataatatattcacAACAAAGATGCTCAAGCTTCAAGGAGGCACCAGAGTCTGTGCAAAACATTTTCATGCCATTTACATTCTCGTAGGTGAAGATACAGAACCTAGTCTATGTGGAAGGGCAGTTTCCACCATATTGGGGTCAATCAAGTCATTTTTAAAGGCCTACAAATCAGGACACAGACAgtcagttttatttttttccaagacagcacCTCAGTAAGGTGCATTAAGAAACCAGCAATCATTTATTAAATGAACCACATACATGTGTCCAAAACATGTCAATATACAAAATAAACCATTCTTCTGTACCACAGCAAAAATGTACGTGTAGATATGACACAATACGGGTCTGACACTATATGCATGCGTTCAAGGCAGGTATAACttaaaaaaaacagacatgaTTAACAGTTTTCAACAAGGGGGTTTGTGTAGTTACATCGCTCCTTTGgctgaaagaaaatatattacTCCATGATAAACGTAGTCAAACAACGCTCCAAAGCAATATTTACTTAAGAGGTACGTACGAGATGCCTTGTGATCATCAAACCATACGAGTGGATGATAGAAGTCATCTTCTGACATCAGTGGCACAAACACCACAATAAACATTGACTCAGGAACCAACCAAAGGAGCTTCTGCTcgccctacctccctccctgtctcccctctGCGAAACTCTGCCTTGTTAAGCCACAGGTCAAACCATCCACCTGGAGCAACATATCGCAGTGATCACCCCAACCCTGAAGAGTCAAAAAGacaatacaccaccaccaccactacatgtGCATTACATTGGGAATAATCGGACTCCTCTTCACAAATGTAATCGCTTCTCCTGAGCCTGAAGCAGTGTgggcaggtggagaggagaatcTGTGGCTGTGGAGAAACGCCATCGAGTCCTCTTCAAATCAGCCTCAGTCTCTACCGTATGACGAGgctgtggtctgtctgtctgtcctcagtATCAGTCACTCTCTGCCTCAGACGTTTCAGAGTTTGTTATTGTGCACCCACATCACACTAGTCACTTTCATCCTTTGATTCATTCATCCTTGTTTTTTAGTGcacacagggaaaaaaaaataagagTGCCTCGTCTTTTCCAAGCAGATGTGAACAGCCAGACGGAGAGATTCTTTTCACTTATCTTTCAGTTGTGTCCGTCAGGATCCATATCCGAGCTTGAGGCGTGATGTTTTTATACGTTtgttatactctgtgtgtgtttgtttcggtGGCCGCTGACTTTCAGCAGAGAGTGTCGGTGTTAAAAGATAGCTGGACCTGTCAAGGCAAAATAATCGTGTCATTGAAGGATGTGGGGGATGACACAATATCAAACATGACCAGAGTTAAAGCTACAGT includes the following:
- the paxx gene encoding protein PAXX, producing MDQSGSFTKQFYFTVSDKTDGSKYLCYTHDCAGVLTIGVTDAEDVWRTKMTDEIKTQLLKHYSLTSVEDCIVKLRSSCGTGNASVSVEVDQVILRLGPSQKDMSLTLSKLPEDDGKGELKHLLFRMADSLSHCQTTEGAKSLYSPGKSSHEFAPRKHPLRRNGAPTGAPKRFAGDSLINPGTRSKKPATGVAFDDADDM